The window ttttcgCAATTCATTGTCATGCAGTAACATAGTGATCGATGTATGTTCTCataaaacagagaccctccccttggaattcgaacacaagtggtcacagaagatgCAGTTAAGTAAccaggggcctcatgtataaaactctgcttagatttcttcctaaaagtgtgcgtaagcacaaaagtcagattttgcgtACGCACAAAAAAATCCGATTTATAAAACTGTACGTACACCAGAACCTGCGcatagttcccttaataaatcccaGCTAGCGGAAGATTGTGCATACGTGCACGTAATTCATTCCCCATCCcatctcctccccaaaataaccatatatggagtgtacaatgcctgtttttactatgcatacaATTACaatatgcatttcaccatccagacacgtgattactgtattataagagataagactgtaaatgtcacatgtgcccaaagattagatgctgcaccatgaagacatattatttattaagatattaaCTTGATTTcatagaatatatcttgaatatccctaggcaaaatgttttatcataaatctaacctaagcaattttgcttctcagaaaaccttttaaatcgTTTTAAGGGTATTGAGAAGGTAAATATTTAGttctggaaacaaaacaaaaataattaaaattctttgtgcagcattgtctgatatcatcggattactaagattttatatttgactggtattttatattcaaaaaacagctgaaaggcaaatgtacttttcatcatgtttttattagactagaaTGGGGGTTTCATTGCGATTGAGGGTTgggatgaagtggagcaggcagcacatttgatgcgcattttatgtgtgttgctgtatgtgtttgcagctgtacaatactgtttctgTTCGACTACTGAATGTGGCCAGCAGTGCCTGTCTTATAGCTACTGTCCGTTTTACTGAGCCAGTTCACGTCAATCAGAGTCAGGTGCACATCACAGATAATCTTTATTCAAACGCTGTacttatctcagtacatgattgcaatagaacagaaaatatctcaaactaagaaatcttcgctgtcatttttagttactgtatgttccttctctatgatgacacggtacatttctccaaactcagCGCGTCCCAAACCAGTATTTCCCTGttacagcttatatttgaatgccttttcaattagttacataaaaataatttagccttCTATTGGATTGAtaacgattacttctgtttcaagtgcttaactacatacttttttattctaaatgtgaattaaatgaaaatcagagtttataatagGTCTGTTCAGCTCATTATTTATCCAGCTGGAGTcgccaattcacacacacacaccactaaaAGAGTGCGTACGCACAGTCAAGAGTGTCCGTGCGGTGCGCACATATttacactgtttattttttataaatcacgaTATGTGCGTTGAAAATTGCGACCacgtgtgatcggatcacccgagatgtaTCTTAAAACCGGGTTCAGTAACATACTTTTTTCGATTGCAcatttaggtaatctaatctgattgctttggattacttattgtatgttctgattttaaatgtattagatTAAGTGCCAATTTACACTCCTTTAATACATATTTGTAAACATGGAATTGAAcaatcatgtaatccatattaAAAGTAACTGGAATTTGATtgtgcacatttaaaaatgtaatttgtgtacATAATGCAGATTACAAGCAGttcattactacccaacactgtctGGAGTCATTTTTTGGATATCTGAAAATAGATATGTGTCTGGATAGGGCTAGACTGGTCTGAGGACAGTACAGATGATGAAGATACAGAGGACATTGTACCTTTATTGCCTCAGGCCTGGAGAATACAGGAAGGAAGTCCTCTTTACTGGTAAGAAATGTATTCACTTATGAAGTTGAGTTTAATCTGAGgtgcaaatgtcatttttaataaagtttgtttgttaGAGTAGACAACTCAATTGTTTTAGAGAAAATTCAAGCATGTCATAATACCCAGACTGATTTCTttcggtttttttttttgtgtgtgccagCTACTCAGATGTAAAACAGTTGTCCAGACGGGCACGTCTGGCACAGCTGTGTACATACCTGCAGGAGAGGTATAGACACCTGTGCAGACAGGACAGGGCAGCCACCCGTCACAGCAGATACCGATATGCCTTCCGGAAAGCTTTGCTCCATGCTGCAAGCAAAGACCCCGGCTGTACTGCACAGCTCATTCAGAAGCTCAGCAAGAGCTCACAGATCTCAGCCTGGTGTGTTCAGTCAGTGTGTTTAGAGGGATAATGTGCATGtttagatgtgtgtgtttgttttgatgtGCTTGTATAAGTGaggatatttgttttttgtgtgttttttttcagtTCAAGATCTGCAGTACCACCAAAATATGAAAGGACAATGTGTACAGGAACCACCAAGGATCAAAGCTGCAGCAACATAGCTTTGCCATTTTCACGCCACTGTTTTCAACGTATCCTTTCGAACTACAAGTACATATGTGTTTTTAGTGGCCTGATGCTTGAAGATCAGGGTTACAAAAACAATGGCATGAGATCCCAGGCCTATACAGTGCCACAGATACTTTGGAGGATATACTTAATGAAAACAAAGGTtttgtgttcacactgcacataTTTTGAATGACTTTACGTAATGATTTTCTGCTTCAAAACAAATGTGTACTGTGAAGAGCAccatacaaataaacatgacttgattCTTCTGGTTCACTGATGTATACAAATTTGGATTTGGCCTGCAGTGTGAGCAATGCCATTGCAAAGTAACAAGTAAGTGTGTTcaggttgtgtgttttggttcttgacagcatttctgcacagaTATCCTACTGAATCGCTCTCAGCAGCTGTTCTCCAGTTGTACGGCACGCTTCGCTGATGGACAGCAGTGCTCTGTTCCTGTGTTTGACATCACTCACCAGACACCTCTCTGTGACGAACATGCAAAGAAAATGGTGAGACCTCACATCACTTAGGTTGATGTCATCAAAAGGGAGGTTTTGACatttccacacatgtggacagcaCAGAATTGATAAGGAGCAGTCACACAGGATGGGGTTTTGAGGTCAAAAACAACTTTATGCAGCACAGCAGAATGGAATAGAACACAGGGGTCTGGAGACACATGTCAAACAACTTTTAAGTTGATAGTGTTGTAAGAACACAGCAGTCATGGTGTAAGACACaccacaatggtcaaagacgtccgtctacgGTACAATATGACAAGATAGCATCGTAATTTATTAATTCCCTGTGAGAAAATGAGACGTTACAGCAGTAGACATATATTACAGAATAGGAAATATCAATAaatacaatacagtacaatacaaaactgtacaaattattgtgagagaatacaaataaaatctaCTCTATACAATCTAGTGCAGGTTTATATAGACAATTAACAGACAGTGCAGTGGAAAGCACAaacatgtcctgtgtgaacagcccctaagtgTTATGTGATTGCATGTGTGGCAGGATAATTTCCTGCGAGGGGACGGTAACAGACGCAGTCAGCAGCAGCAACAGCGTCGCCCTCGTAAGAAGACCAAACCGCCCGCACTGACCaagaaacacaagaagaagaggAGACGAGGTCCGCGCAGACCGCAGAAGCCCATTCCTCCTGCTGTTCCACAGGGCAACCTGCCAATGTCCTCCTCCCTTACACTGCCCGCTCACCATGCCCACGTCAGGTGCCCACCCCACAGCCACTCTATTTTTtcgaattttttattattaaaaatgtgcaGAGCACAATTTATAATGCATCGCAAATATGCACCGGGTTCTCAGCTTTGCTGCAAGAGGCACTATAGAAAGTCTTCTTCTGTagccagttttctctttcaggtcagctACTGAAATGGAGGAGCAACAGTTGAAAGAATCATGCTGAGCAAGTTAGAAAAAGTTAGTAAAACTGTTGACGGGATGTAGcggtttcaaggtttcacaatatacctcggttttaaaaacggacggttatcataccgttgaaatctcattgacggtattgcatgaagataaagacagatttttttcagaacttttctaaaatccaaatcaaTTTAATTAAAGACAGAATCTGTGACATTTACAccgcatcatataaacttggctagataaaataaatctttaaattgcgccttcctcatgttgcatttgactgtcactcaattttaatggtgacatgcaggtgtcgcGAGCGCTGCGCATCACGAGCACATCGGTCCAGCATGAGCAGAGCGCAGCATGAGTGCAGCACGAACGCAACATACAGACATGTCTGAGCCTGACCCTTTATTTCCGCCGGCACAGAAGTTGAAGTCCACTGTCTGGGATTACTTGGCTATGTAAAAGACCcacgaggcaccatcaatgttgatggtCACCCAGTCTGTAATGTTTGCCGCCAAAAATAGCGGCTCAGgcaggaaacacttcaaaccttaagCACCTTCTCCGTGAGCACCATCCCACGGAATTTGCGAAGATGAAcgtaagtggaaatacagtacacaggataataaattatagccctttcataaaaacaccagattcaatgtagttttacatgatttgtaatgactagttaggctaaagttatgtttatgctttctgtcacaatcacaaatgcagcaaatggTTTTAAGCACTCATTCAACATTACAATGTGCCAACTGTTTGTTTATTTGCCTAAGTGCAGCGCAACAGTAGGCCAATGTGtttgataatactaataatatgttttatttgtaaaacatagtactaaatagtgtttacaaaatgcatggcttttggtgtgctggaaattgacattgacaatatgcatgcaagaaattgacagtgaaactgGCTGAAATTGtcaaaatgccaataaataaactgcaaatgaataatatattttcagtaggtattgtagaattgaactaaatcacaaatacaacaaattactgaatgcatgcaaatgcatattttaagtgttaacCTGGGCAATAATCATTATAAATGATTACAGTTCAATTTCAtaattcataaaataataataacacaatatttttagttataatcATCTGACTACTTGTTGTAAATGttgccaattgttttttttattaatgtttacctgtttgtgatattattattattttttttttttttaccttgtcagattaagagagtgtcctgatgttcaagatcaaaagttaaaggattaaagttTAAGAAATCCcaaataaagttcaagaattggttataactgaaatatttatctgtttatcagaaatttcataaccaaatattgaactgcttttaatatAATCAATGCACCTAAATACCGTGAAACCGTAATACCGTGGTCATTTttgtgacggttatcataccgtgaaaatgtcGTTCCGTTATACCCCTACTGTTGACATGTTTTTAGCTAGCTACCTAAacacatttgaaggtaactcccCCCTTGAATGCAAatgtttgttaccaccacagtaaagCAAGACAATCCATAAAGTATGTACAGTGCGGCTTGTAGTGCATTGGTCAGCGTGTTTCCATACGTGCGCAGAGTATCTTTTGGCCTAAAGTCTTTTCTTCCACGTCCaatgtctgtctgtcggtctcgCAGGAGTCCATCTACTCCAGAGCTCAGTGCAGATGAGCTTCCTGATGACATCACAAATGAAATGCCTGACATTACTAATGATCTTGAGCTGAATCAGGAAGATTTCTCTGACGTGCTGCCCAGACTACCTGATGATCTTCAAGATTTTGACCTCTTTGAGGGTATGGTCACTTTAGATTATGTAccgtgagtgtgtttgtgtgggtgctAGCCAAGACAAGCATCATTTTAACCATtacacagttaaaaaaaattcaaaatctagTTGGTATTTTTGCATGTAGTCTGACTTTTCTTTGTGGATCCAGGTAAGAACGGAGAGTTGCTGCCCACCACCGAGGAGGCAGAAGAACTGGTCAGAGCCCTGCAGGCGATGGGCTCATATCCCGACTCCCTGGTGTGTTTGTCCTCAATAGGTGAACTGACCCCTGCGGACGGAGTCGACCACCGCACCATGGCCGTATTTTCTGGATCGGGGGTCACGGCGGCAGGCATCGGAGACCTTCTTAATGGCCGCATGACTTCTGAGACCTTTCCCAGTTTAGAACTGGAGGGTAACCTTCTCCACGCCCCACCAGACCATAATTTTTCCACCTCCCTTTCCTCTCAGCCCACTCAGAGTAACACCACAGGGCATACCAGTCCCACTAGTGGATTAacagaacaaacattttcacGGGCTCCCAAGTCTGACTCCTCCACACCAGTTAGTCATTACAGCAGCGAGCACTTGCCATCGCCCTACAGGGATCACATCTCTCCCCGACATGGTGCCTCTTATCAAACTGACCCTCCTCTTTTGCTGGAGATGCCTTTGAGAGGTGCTCCAGGGCCTCCACGCACCTCTTGGAATAACCTCCACCTGTCGCTTACGGATCCGGTACAGTTCGGGAACCTCCTCAGTGCTGAAAGTCAACTCCtctccacctctctctccacccctCTCTCCGCCCCACTCTCCAACTCGCACTCCACGATCATGCAGCCGACCGCTGCTCTCTCCGCTCTTCCCCAGCCGGGCCTGACCGGCCTCACGTCACCTTCATCCTCGCCCTCTTCTCGTGACCTCCTCACCTCCACCCTACCTAAACTACAGCTCCCGCAGTTTAGCGCAGCCTTCGGCCACCAACTGGCTTCCCACAGTGGGATCCCCAAAGACCTGCAGCCCAGCCATAGCTCAACAGCACCACCTACAGGCTTTAACGTCACTAGTGCCACTGCTGCCACGCCCCCCTTCCCTCAGAGCAACTGAGTCTAGATAGTGAGACCCAGCAAACGAAAGACCATCCCACCTCACGCATCATTTATGTTCTATCACAAACAGCCTTTTGACTTTTTTAGTAGCAGAGTCCTTCTGGACATGGTTATCCAGATTCTCTGCAGCCACCTACATACAGCAGCTAAATAGTCTTCGCtcacactaggggtgtaacgattcttACACGAACCATACAGTTTGCCACCCACAGTTTGGTAAGCATTTGCAACGTGGTTCATCTCAAGTGAAACGACGCATCTAGAGCATACGGTTTGGTATGGTAAGAAAACAGCGTAAAATATACGAGATTAATTGCAAAATTCGCTAATGCACCTGTTTGGCTTTGTAGATGGATACGCTCTCCCTGTGTCTCACATGGGTCAACTTTTTGACGCTATAACTAAGCAACATATTTGCGTATTGACATGAAACTACTACTTGTCATAACAAGTATGACCTGAAGCTACCTGCAGTCACTGTTTGCAGATATTGCTTAACACAAGTGGCGTAAACTCATGGTTATACATTGAATATGATATCCATTTACGACATCACTCTGCTATAAATAGCACATGCAGTAACATTCGCAGTGAAGTGCAGGTGAGCCCGAAACAGCACACACTCCCTTtaattttaagcaggcactcagtgctaattcaaactgatataaaacaataactaaaacaCTTGAGGTGTTCATTCTCAAAGTTATGTTGCACTACTGCGTTCATGAAGATTCGGAATTTTAGCAAatgattaaaggggtcatgaattggaaaatcaaacttaccatgataTGTTGACATATAAGTTgagttcatagcactataaaaacatactgtaaatttcagaaccgaaaacttctttgttagtccaaaaaaaggctttattgaaaccaaggtgccaaaatggcttgttctctacttcctcctcactaatacgTCGTAGTGAGGTATTATATCAGCACAGGCCaacctctgcataaacagatcaatggCTACTTTATCATCAGCACTGCTTATGCCCACCCACCGGTCTTGCGGTTAGAGCagtgagattatttttggagcaacaggaggtgtcacaatggccacgaagatgtcaagacgttgcagtgccaggttgtgcgaaactagatttcttgcatttgcATCGCAAGGttcccaacattaagaaagagtggctgacgtttatttttaatgaagtcccggatTGCGTCAGTAAGAATGTGTTTGTTTGCTCGATTCATTTTACCAATGATTCTTCcacaaacaattcacaaaacgaCAGTTCAAattgtattagttttaatgcacaggcatctctaagcagcatatattttcttgttctgttggcatgatggcacaattgccacagatgcacctatagagtattgatatcaatatatttagacaatctctttcctttttaatgaaaacatgactcattgtaatgaacaacgtaTGCATTTGTCACTgcactgaatatatgatgaaagatgTTTATATAACAAACGACAGTGTGACAAACACCggtgaatgtatcctgtataggtttacatgttgcacagtaagtgtatcctttcacagttTATAAAAGTGATAGCACCatatatttacactttatttggtactgacatgcgttactcagcatttgtaaaacacggaaatatttcaccgttggaaaatgccccaattatgtaacaaaatacacaccgttgtgtcgcgtcttggtttaaacaacaataaaagtaatacctattacacaaatagacaagtaaatgGCTGCAGTATCTGTGGTGTTTGTGATGGGGGTTACTTTTCTTCAaattcgggatcagactctggctcaagcatgtatggatgaattcctccggttgtcatttttttaaccatccgaAGTTTAAAAAAACCCCCCACACACGTGTAATGGCGGGGGCGTTTAAacttatccacatgcaaagatggtacccaatcacagcagtgggtgtttacactgaagtcttcaagaacacGCGCCCCAAAAAACGGAGCatttgaatcagaggcacaaaaactggatagaaaatgaccaattattcctaaattatgactacttCTAATGAAAAAATCACACTAACATAAGTGGACCTCAAGAAACATcataaaatagattaaaaatccaattcatgacacctttaaatcaTGCAAGCCGCAttgcaacatcccttctcgtatccattttaatagcaagagTGTTCTTTCCATAGTGAGGTTTAGCTTCTGAATGTTGAGTATATGTTGAGTTGATTTTGAAATGCActttgttgatgcatgtagcataatattgcaggtattaagttaaaatgttaatttagtaattagaaattaaccatggttttgctatagtaatattgtagttacaGTGACTGAAGTATGGTTCATTGGCAGAAATGCTGCAGTATCCAATATgatttacaatagtaatattgtaggaACCATGAATGTATGATGCATAGTTTAATTTGCGGTAACtatcattttattaaaaataccatggtcaaattatggttactgtagtaatattgtagtgagTTTTCATAAGTGCAAACATGTTGAAGTGTTTGTAACCAAATTAAGTGTTCTTAGTTTGGATTTggcagtatatattttttattcctgAACATGGCAAGTACCAAACCGCACTAAAACTTTGACACAAACTAAACTTTGagaatttgaaccgttacacccctagttcaCACCgcagcagaatacagttgtcagCCCTGTTTTAGAGTGCTAAATAATATCATGTTCATACAGTTAACACAGAGTTCAGTTACAAACAAGGGTGACAATCGCATTCTATAACTGAACAGACTTGCTTAAATTTTCaggacaaaattttcatttatttatgggAGTGCCAACCACATTCTACAACCAAATTCACTCTTggaaaaattcaggtagtgacaaccagatttttaataaatcaatGTAGTTTGTACAGAAAAGAACTGGAGCATGTTTGTTGGAGATGCATTGGTAGAGaaactaactagctagtcatgactgtttcccgaaaccttAGTAACTGTGTCGCAAATCAGCAAGTTTGCCGTTCGAACCACATTCAGTAATGTGTTCAACAGTGTTGGTAATGTTGTAATAAATTTACGCAGGGTGTGAAGTAATATTTCATGCGGATGTTGAATGGATGTCAAAGTCTTGACTCTGTAATGgaatgaaagaaaagaaagtttgtgttgattaaaaataatttgaaagaaGGCGGTGAGGGCGATTGATTTATTGTTCTGCATTTGTTGCTTATTTTGCTCATAAGCATTTCTAAAACTAAAAATGACACGGACAGCACAGTTTACAAAGACTGAAGTTCAAGTGCTGTTGGAGGAGTTGACAGCCATAAACAGCCATTCTCAAAGTTTAAAAATACTGTCACAAATGCTGACAAGAAAATCTTCTGAACG is drawn from Myxocyprinus asiaticus isolate MX2 ecotype Aquarium Trade chromosome 11, UBuf_Myxa_2, whole genome shotgun sequence and contains these coding sequences:
- the LOC127448155 gene encoding INO80 complex subunit D, with protein sequence MYEGKHIHFSEVDNKPLCSYSPKLCKQRRLNGYAFCIRHVLEDKTAPFKRCEYVAKYNSQRCTNPIPKAEERRYCNSHLQVLGFIPKKERKKKQDAFEEVRARAHVESVALNITVPSLTLRASNGLDGLPPSPPCSRLTPLPVCDSDLLDPFAFYEEDTDGEESVTQKSSSTRKPPGRPVIGLRVTAREPEHLQPDIKHFSTITEPCTLPTSPHLPQPPPPPPPLPPPQPIPRLVKPLQHADDPLYAQHGTVQTLLCNPAPPQSSPSVLSGLLSSAGAQNQALIQRPLSAASPCPLDAKDYPQRCSVAMRPAAFTAPPVCLLRLQHLVQLYTQRQREHGDLFPHLGLDWSEDSTDDEDTEDIVPLLPQAWRIQEGSPLYCYSDVKQLSRRARLAQLCTYLQERYRHLCRQDRAATRHSRYRYAFRKALLHAASKDPGCTAQLIQKLSKSSQISACSRSAVPPKYERTMCTGTTKDQSCSNIALPFSRHCFQHILLNRSQQLFSSCTARFADGQQCSVPVFDITHQTPLCDEHAKKMDNFLRGDGNRRSQQQQQRRPRKKTKPPALTKKHKKKRRRGPRRPQKPIPPAVPQGNLPMSSSLTLPAHHAHVRSPSTPELSADELPDDITNEMPDITNDLELNQEDFSDVLPRLPDDLQDFDLFEGKNGELLPTTEEAEELVRALQAMGSYPDSLVCLSSIGELTPADGVDHRTMAVFSGSGVTAAGIGDLLNGRMTSETFPSLELEGNLLHAPPDHNFSTSLSSQPTQSNTTGHTSPTSGLTEQTFSRAPKSDSSTPVSHYSSEHLPSPYRDHISPRHGASYQTDPPLLLEMPLRGAPGPPRTSWNNLHLSLTDPVQFGNLLSAESQLLSTSLSTPLSAPLSNSHSTIMQPTAALSALPQPGLTGLTSPSSSPSSRDLLTSTLPKLQLPQFSAAFGHQLASHSGIPKDLQPSHSSTAPPTGFNVTSATAATPPFPQSN